The following are encoded together in the Brassica oleracea var. oleracea cultivar TO1000 unplaced genomic scaffold, BOL UnpScaffold00817, whole genome shotgun sequence genome:
- the LOC106320119 gene encoding uncharacterized protein At3g43530-like, which yields MTNKVKKGRPNQYENMRHMQRREFRLTSGLYCHEYPPNHERLGGTTFMIKYFGGKRVTYADLEKQMLAIKSKPSQDRLKMAALCVCKVPLGRYAFEHNLKDVSSFLETCNGVVPTSWVFTSFPIPLELLAFEAIPSLRNHFRESVNGAPPGCPRMCKMQYKRKGGTKAFSLNAVNDIVSILVETLAEKELLESIGMGKERCWADDNDDVAVDPQVEGPTIPAIGGGSNNAESGQTDAYSVEGPGAEALKAMEGRLMYAISDCIKEVNKKVKSLSNRLALVENEVKSLRVSVPGRSELLSEGESDNPSDQDGSDNPSEENGGDNPSEEDGGDTPSEEDKDGGSKDDSVLAIANQVQIEHGNGDDDTDDTAEMSEAAEKHEIEILEKKNTEDKKKKRVRKDDGKELLSLKKPKPSRRSRIWTRGLKMGGGS from the exons ATGACGAACAAGGTGAAGAAAGGACGACCCAATCAGTACGAGAACATGAGGCACATGCAAAGGAG AGAATTCAGACTCACTTCTGGACTATACTGCCATGAGTATCCCCCCAACCATGAGAGGTTGGGTGGTACAACATTCATGATAAAGTATTTTGGAGGGAAAAGGGTTACATATGCTGACCTGGAGAAGCAGATGTTGGCAATAAAATCAAAGCCATCTCAGGATCGTCTAAAGATGGCCGCTCT ATGCGTGTGTAAAGTTCCCTTGGGGCGGTATGCATTCGAACATAACTTGAAGGATGTCTCTAGCTTCTTGGAGACATGCAACGGGGTTGTGCCGACGAGTTGGGTTTTTACAAGCTTTCCTATTCCTTTGGAG TTGTTGGCCTTTGAGGCAATTCCAAGCTTGAGGAACCATTTCCGAGAAAGTGTGAATGGTGCTCCCCCTGGTTGCCCGCGGATGTGCAAGATGCAGTACAAACGCAAAGGTGGAACGAAGGCATTCAGTTTGAATGCAGTGAAC GATATTGTGAGTATCTTGGTAGAAACACTGGCTGAGAAGGAACTTCTGGAAAGCATAGGGATGGGCAAGGAAAGATGTTGGGCCGATGACAACGATGATGTAGCAGTCGATC CTCAAGTTGAAGGTCCCACCATTCCTGCTATTGGAGGAGGATCCAATAATGCAGAATCTGGACAGACTGATGCATATTCGGTGGAGGGTCCTGGTGCTGAGGCTTTAAAAGCGATGGAAGGTCGGCTAATGTATGCAATCTCGGATTGTATTAAGGAAGTGAACAAAAAAGTCAAGTCATTGTCTAACCGGCTAGCTCTTGTAGAAAACGAAGTGAAAAGTCTTAGGGTGAGTGTTCCCGGAAGGAGTGAACTGCTGTCGGAAGGGGAAAGTGATAATCCATCCGACCAAGATGGTAGTGATAATCCATCGGAGGAAAATGGTGGTGATAATCCATCGGAAGAAGATGGTGGTGATACTCCATCGGAGGAAGATAAAGATGGTGGTTCTAAGGATGATAGTGTTCTCGCTATTGCAAACCAAGTGCAGATTGAACATGGTAATGGTGATGATGACACGGATGATACTGCAGAGATGTCTGAAGCGGCTGAGAAGCACGAGATTGAGATACTTGAGAAGAAAAATACTGAggacaagaaaaagaagagagtgaGAAAAGATGATGGAAAAGAATTACTTTCTTTGAAAAAGCCAAAACCATCGAGAAGGAGTCGCATTTGGACAAGAGGCCTGAAGATGGGGGGAGGCAGCTGA